From Melitaea cinxia chromosome 16, ilMelCinx1.1, whole genome shotgun sequence, a single genomic window includes:
- the LOC123661232 gene encoding uncharacterized protein LOC123661232 has product MLVTRKLKYDTPCLRMGGVDVVLSSEIKLLGVVIDHKLTFNAHVANVCKRAVAFYHQLARAARASWGLHPEVIRTIYRAVVEPVILYAAAVWSPAVSKLGIRKQLNVVQRGFAQKLCRAYRTTSLNSALLLAGILPLDLRVREAATLYEARRGVPQRVIGDREVERMSSALRSPHPACHVDLEFKCLVDREQFIANSEHEVNIFTDGSKIEGKVGAALSVWTGAAEARTLKLALPSYCTVYQAELLAICRAARMAADNLAGSVGIYSDSLSALLTLKNPKALHPLAVEAREHLRRALLQDKHIELFWIKAHAGLEGNERADHLAKEAALKSKRAFDYDSCPVSFIKRSIRMQSLDEWNQRYRAGETAGVTRVFFPDATAAHRIIGKIKVDRFHSGVDGARRILQVLVPLQVQGESIVRLRP; this is encoded by the coding sequence ATGCTTGTGACGCGCAAACTGAAGTATGACACCCCATGTCTTCGCATGGGCGGGGTCGACGTTGTCTTATCGAGCGAAATCAAGCTGCTGGGGGTCGTCATAGACCATAAACTAACCTTCAACGCCCACGTCGCGAACGTCTGCAAACGCGCGGTCGCCTTCTACCACCAGCTGGCCCGAGCGGCTAGGGCCAGCTGGGGTCTCCATCCTGAAGTGATCCGCACTATTTACAGAGCGGTGGTCGAACCTGTGATCTTGTATGCGGCCGCCGTCTGGTCGCCGGCCGTGTCTAAGCTCGGTATACGCAAACAGCTGAACGTGGTCCAACGGGGCTTCGCACAGAAGCTTTGCAGGGCATACCGAACCACCTCCCTGAACTCCGCACTGTTGCTCGCTGGAATACTCCCCCTCGACCTCCGCGTTCGCGAAGCGGCGACTTTATATGAGGCGCGGAGGGGGGTGCCCCAGCGGGTGATAGGGGATCGGGAGGTGGAGCGGATGTCCTCGGCTCTGCGGTCTCCGCATCCCGCCTGTCATGTCGACCTCGAGTTCAAGTGCCTGGTCGACCGAGAACAGTTCATTGCAAATAGCGAACACGAAGTTAACATCTTTACGGACGGCAGCAAGATTGAGGGCAAGGTGGGGGCAGCCCTGTCCGTATGGACTGGCGCCGCCGAAGCTAGAACCCTCAAGCTTGCTTTGCCGTCCTATTGCACGGTGTACCAGGCGGAACTCTTGGCGATATGCCGGGCGGCGCGGATGGCCGCAGACAACTTGGCCGGATCAGTCGGTATATACTCTGACTCCCTGTCGGCACTGCTCACACTCAAGAATCCAAAAGCCCTCCATCCCCTGGCCGTAGAGGCGAGGGAACACCTGCGAAGGGCTCTGCTCCAGGACAAACATATAGAATTGTTCTGGATCAAAGCCCACGCAGGGCTAGAGGGGAACGAGCGTGCCGACCATctggccaaggaggctgcgctgaaGTCCAAACGCGCGTTTGACTACGACAGCTGCCCGGTTTCGTTCATCAAGCGGAGCATTCGCATGCAGTCGCTTGATGAATGGAACCAGCGGTATCGGGCCGGCGAAACGGCTGGCGTCACCAGGGTCTTCTTCCCTGACGCGACGGCCGCACACAGGATCATAGGTAAAATAAAGGTGGACAGGTTTCACTCAGGTGTTGACGGGGCACGGCGGATTCTCCAAGTACTTGTACCGCTTCAAGTGCAAGGAGAGTCCatcgtgcgtctgcgaccctga
- the LOC123661231 gene encoding 1,25-dihydroxyvitamin D(3) 24-hydroxylase, mitochondrial-like: MLLNNLRNLHPNIKKHVGQVGNKFHAWKTVQMQTAKPLEISNETVHQPQSKKGSSIEKVTSETIGNASPLPRIVPMVLNVKEPIVLPFDEVPGPKSLKYLSIFRKYITEFGTQLTASFLTFGLTFRSIISDRKMVPTFSNLFDKYGPVVRFVSPVGSDIVLINHPDHIQKVFSMEGQYPVRSMLESLEKYRIEHKNHAFGGPYTVRGQDWVRQRLVLDRPVHNAVVQHAQNVYDVCEKFTQKVYNIRNYQDEISKDLYKELHKWAFDCMGLIMFSKNFQMLETELVHSQCDAAWMYHCLEKATDAIIKCESGIHFWKFFTTPAWYSLVKYCDNLDSLIGKYVLDIEQEITTKAQDNNNVPLSADSLTSAILLSEDKFHAEDIATILMDMMLIGVNTITSSMAFLLYNIAKHQMSQRLLYQEVANLYQDNIIKDIDKFKNETPYLQACIKETLRLVPPIPLLTRILSRNVTLDNYNIPRGTMIIMSTQDTSLKESNYDDANKFHPERWLTSDAKNYHSFASIPFGFGARKCIGQNIAETMMSLLTVKVLQKYRLEYHYGDVQPSRGFITRPNRLLKIRFVDRM; the protein is encoded by the exons ATGTTATTGAATAATTTGCGAAATCTACatcctaatattaaaaaacatgtcGGACAAGTGGGAAATAAATTTCATGCCTGGAAAACTGTCCAAATGCAGACAGCAAAACCACTGGAAATTAGTAACGAAACTGTACATCAACCACAATCCAAAAAGGGTTCTTCTATAGAAAAAGTAACATCAGAAACAATTGGCAACGCTTCTCCTTTACCACGAATAGTTCCAATGGTTCTAAATGTAAAAGAACCCATAGTGCTGCCATTTGATGAAGTACCTGGACcgaaatctttaaaatatttatcgatttttcgtaaatatatcACAGAGTTTGGAACTCAACTCACTGCTAGTTTTTTAACTTTCGGTCTTACCTTCA GGTCAATAATTTCTGACAGAAAAATGGTACCAACATTTTCCAACCTTTTTGATAAATACGGTCCAGTTGTTCGATTTGTCAGTCCGGTTGGTAGCGACATAGTACTCATCAATCACCCTGACCATATACAAAAGGTATTCAGTATGGAAGGACAGTATCCTGTCAGGTCAATGTTAGAGTCACTTGAGAAATACCGAATAGAGCATAAGAATCATGCTTTTGGAGGACCTTATACTGT TCGTGGTCAAGATTGGGTCCGACAGAGATTGGTGTTGGACAGGCCCGTACATAATGCAGTCGTTCAACACGCACAAAACGTATACGATGTCTGTGAAAAATTTACgcaaaaagtatacaatataagAAATTATCAGGATGAAATATCTAAAGATTTGTATAAGGAATTACATAAATGGGCTTTTGATTGTATGG GTCTGATTATGTTCTCGAAGAATTTTCAAATGCTGGAAACGGAGTTAGTTCACAGTCAGTGTGACGCTGCCTGGATGTACCATTGTTTAGAAAAGGCCACCGACGCCATAATTAAATGTGAATCCGGTATACACTTCTGGAAATTTTTCACAACTCCCGCTTGGTATTCTTTGGTCAAGTATTGTGATAATTTAGACAG TTTGATTGGTAAATATGTTTTGGATATAGAACAAGAAATTACCACAAAGGCTCAAGACAACAATAACGTTC CGTTAAGTGCTGATTCTTTGACCAGTGCAATTTTACTAAGCGAAGATAAGTTTCATGCAGAGGACATTGCTACTATTTTGATGGATATGATGCTCATTGGCGTAAATACG ATCACATCTTCAAtggcttttttattatataacatagCGAAACACCAAATGAGTCAACGATTGCTCTACCAAGAAGTGGCTAATTTATACCAAGATAACATTATAAAAGacattgataaatttaaaaatgagacACCATATTTACAAGCTTGCATTAAAGAGACTTTGAG GCTGGTTCCACCAATACCACTGTTAACAAGAATTCTATCAAGAAATGTAACTTTGGACAATTACAA CATTCCAAGAGGAACTATGATTATAATGTCGACACAAGACACATCACTTAAAGAAAGCAACTATGATGACGCCAATAAATTCCACCCGGAAAGGTGGTTGACCTCTGATGCTAAAAACTATCACTCATTTGCTTCTATACCATTTGGGTTTGGGGCTAGGAAATGTATTGGACAAAACATTGCTGAAACTATGATGTCTTTACTGACTGTAAAG GTATTACAGAAATACAGACTTGAATACCATTATGGTGATGTGCAGCCGTCTCGAGGCTTTATTACGAGGCCCAACagacttttaaaaataagatttgttgatagaatgtaa